Genomic DNA from Mycobacteriales bacterium:
CAGCACACCGCCCTCGGGAAGTCGCAGTGGGAGACCTACGACATCCACGAGCTCATCCCGTGGATCGACGCCAACTTCGACACGATCCGCTCGCGATCCGGCCGTGCGGTCGCGGGACTGTCGCAAGGTGGCTACGGCTCGACGGAGCTTGCCGCGCGCCATCCCGACCTGTTCGTCCAGCAGGCGTCGTTCTCCGGAGCGCCCGAGATCGACCGCGACGTCGAGGCCCGGCTCGGTGCGGAGGCCATCATCGGCGCGACCATGGTCGGTCTCAACGGGGTCGAGGCCAACGCGCCGTTCGGCAACCACATCAGCGACGAGATCAACTGGGAAGGCCACGACCCGGCTCGCCTGATCTCGAACCTGCGCCCGGTCAAGCTCTGGTTCGCCACTGCGGACGGGCTGCCGGGCCAGTACGACGACCCGGTGACGAACCCGGTCGGCTACGTGGCGGGCGGCGGCATCGAGAGCATGACGCACATCTCCACCGACCTGTTCCTCCAGCACCTGCACGCTGCGCACATGACGGCCACGGTCTACGACTACGGCAGCGGCACCCACATCTGGCCGTACTGGGCGCGCGACCTCCAGAAGTTCGCGCCCGCGATGATGCGGACCTTCGCGGATCCGCCGGCGGCGCCGAAGCGGACCAGCTACCTGACGATCAACCCGCAGTGGCGTCAGTGGGGGTGGACGGTGCGCATCAGCCGCCCCGAGGCACTGGCGTTCGCCAGGATCAGCCGCGCCGACGACACCGGCTTCGACCTCAGCGGCGACGGGGTCGCGACGGTGGTCACGCCGCGCTACTTCGCCCCGAAGGCGTCGTTGGCGGTGACGACGGCAGGCGTCACGCGGACCGTCGTGAGCGACCGGCAGGGCCGGCTGCATCTGACGGTTCCGCTGGGCGCGAAACCTCGCACCGTCGCGGTGCGCATCAAGGCAATATTCGCTGGCGCGGCAGGGTGACGCGGGTAGCGTGACCGGGGCGATCGAACGGGGTTCCTTTGGCACGGGCACGCAAGGCGCCGGCGGCCGAGCCGGCGGTCACGGTACGCGGGTTGGAAAAGCGCTACGGCGACCTCGAGGCGGTCCGTGGGATCGACCTGGACGTCACGGCGGGAGAGCTGTTCGGCTTCCTCGGCCCCAACGGCGCCGGCAAGTCGACGACGATCAAGATGCTCTGCACCCTGGTCAAGCCGACCGCAGGCAGTGCGAGCATCGCCGGCCTCGACGTCGACAAGGAGCGCACCGCGGTACGCCGTCACATCGGGTTGGTCTTCCAGGAGACCACCCTCGACGACTACCTGACCGCTGAGCAGAACCTGCGCTTCCACGCCGCGATCTACGGCATGTCTCGTCGCACCGTGGGCGCCCGCATCGACGCCGTCCTCGAGCTGGTCGGCCTTGCCGAACGCAAGACGTCGGCGGTTCGCACGTTCTCCGGTGGCATGAAGCGCCGGCTGGAGATCGCGCGCGGTCTGCTCCACTCGCCTCGGGTGCTGTTCCTCGACGAGCCGACGATCGGTCTGGACCCTGAGTCCCGCCAGGTGCTGTGGCGCTACGTCGACGAGCTCCGCCGCCGCGAGGACATCACCGTGTTCCTCACCACGCACTACATGGATGAGGCCGAACGCTGCGACCGGATCGCCTTCATCAACAGTGGCGAGATCGTCGCGCTCGGTACGCCGGCGGAGCTCAAGGGCGGCGTCGGGGACGACCAGGTCAAGGTCGTCACCGCCGACAACGACGCGGCGATCCTGGCCATCAAGCGGAAGCTGAAGATCGACGCGGTGCCCGACGGCAACGCGCTGCTGATCGGCGTACCCGACGGTGAGGCCTTCGTTCCGAAGCTGTTCGGGATCGGGATCGCCGTCCATTCGGTCAGCGTGTCGCGGCCGACGCTGGATGACGTGTTCCTGGCGCACGCGGGTCGCCGGATCGGCGACGACGGACCGGCCGCACCGAGGCGCTGGATGGGGATGGGGCGATGACGGCACAGACGTTCTCGGGCGGCCTCGAGGTCGTCCCGGTGAGCTCCCCGATCGGTGGCTTCGCGCACGAGGTCCGCGCGGTCAGCATCGTGTGGCAGCGAGAGATGACACGGATGCTCGGCGACAAGGCGCGGATGATCTCCACGCTGCTTCAGCCCCTGCTGTTCCTGTTCGTGCTCGGCGCGGGCCTGTCGGCTGCGGTGAGCGGGTCGTCCGGCGGAGCGAACTTCAAGACGTTCCTGTTCCCCGGGGTGCTGGTCACCGGGATCTTGTTCACCGCGGTGTTCTCGGCGATCTCGATCGTTTGGGACCGCGAGTTCGGCTTCATGCGGGAGATGCTCGTCGCCCCGATCTCCTCGTCGAGCATCGTCGTCGGCAAGTGTCTCGGCGGCGCCACGATCGCCACGATCCAGAGCGTGCTGATCATCGCGCTGGCGGGCGCAGTGCACGTGCCCTACCGGGCGTTGCTGATGCTCGGCCTGCTCGGCGTCGTGTTCATCACGTCGTTCACGATGACCGCGGTCGGGTTGGTGCTCGCAGCACGGGTGAAGAGCGTGCAGACGCTCATGCCGCTGGTGAACATGATGCTGATGCCGCTGATGTTCATGTCCGGCTCGCTCTACCCGCTCGGTCCGCAGTCCCCACGCTGGCTCGACCTGGTGTCGCGCTTCAACCCGCTGACCTATGCGGTCGCCTCGGCCCGGTCGTTGGTGATCCACAGCCTGGCGGCTGACAACCCCACGAGGCACCTGTTCTTCCCGCCGACCTGGGACGGGTGGGCGGTCCCGGCTTGGCTCGACGTGCTGGTGGTGTTCGGCGTCGGCGTCACGCTGCTCACGGCCGCCTGCCTGATGTTCGCCCGCACCGAGTAACGGCGCGTGTCAGAATCCAGGCGTGGCGATCGCTGAGATCCGCACCGCCGGCAACCCGCCGGCGACCCCCGTGGGGCAGTCCGCGGACTACTCCGCGGCCGGCCTGACGCTCGGTGGCGCCGCCCGGATCTTCTGGCGGACGTTCAACGCCCGAGTGCTCGCGCTCGCCTTCCTGGCCTCGCTGGTCTGCCGCGTCGTACTCGGCGGCTGGCGGTGGTGGGATCTCGCCATTGCGGGGATCGTCCTCGGGGTCCAGCCGTTCACCGAATGGCTGATCCACGTGTTCGTCCTGCACGCCAAGCCGCGTCACGTCGGCTCGGTCACCTTCGACGGACTGCTCGCCCGCAAGCACCGCGCTCATCACGCCAGCCCGAAGGTGATCGCCCTGGTGCTCGTGCCCCGGCGGGCGCTCGTCACGTCGGTCGTCGTCGCCGTACCGCTCTACTGGCTGATCGTCGGGATGAACTGGCGGCTGGCGCTGAGCTGGCTGGTCGTCGCGTACGGGATGTTCCTGACCTATGAGTGGGTGCACTTCCTGATCCACTCCAGCTACAAGCCGAAGCGGGCCTACTACCGCTACGTCTACAAGGCGCACCGGCTGCACCACTTCCGCAACGAGAACTACTGGTACGGCGTGACGGTGCACCTCGCCGACCACGTGCTGCACACCTTCCCGGACAAAGACGACGTGCCGGTCTCGCAGACCGCGTTCACCCTCGGGGTGGACGTGGCCGGCATCGAACCCGCCGCATAGGAGCGCCCCGTGACCGAAGCCACCGTCAGCACCACCTGGAAGCATCCGGACAAGATCCGGCCGGCGGCGCTGCCGGGCGCCGGGCGGCTCGGCGCGGCCCTCGACCGGCTGCAACGCCCGCGCCCGCTCGCCGTACCGCCGGCCGGCTCGGGACTCCAGCCGGTGCCCGGCAACAAGGGATTCCCGCTGGTCGGCTCGACGTTCAGCTTCATGTTCAGCGGCCCGGACTTCTCCCGCCGGATGTACGACCGCTACGGACCGGTGACGTGGATCAAGTCGCTGGGGCTGGATCTGCTGATGGCGCTCGGGCCGGACGCGACGCAGTCGGTGCTCGTCAACGCCGACAAGGCGTACTCGCAGTCGGGCTGGGAGTGGTTCATCGGCCCGTTCTTCCGGCGCGGGCTGATGCTGCTGGACTTCGACGAGCACCTGCTGCACCGCCGGATCATGCAGGAGGCCTTCACCCGGCCGCGGCTCACCGGCTATCTGGAGCGCACCGACGAGCTCGTGGCCAAGGACGTCGCCGGCTGGCCGGCGGCGGGCAAGATGTTCGCGTACCCGACGCTGAAGCGGCTCTCGCTCGACATCGCCACCCACATCTTCATGGGTGACTCCACCGGCGAGGACGACGCGAAGCTGCAGACCGCCTTCATCGACACGGTGCGTGCCGGCACGTCGATGATCCGGGCGGACGTCCCCGGCCTGCGGTGGCACCGCGGCCTGGTCGGCCGACGGGTGCTCGAGGAGTACTTCCGGGCGAAGCTGCCCGCCAAGCGGGCGACGGAGACCGAGGACCTGTTCTCGGCGCTGTGTCACGTGGAGACCGACACCGGTCAGACGTTCACCGACGACGACGTCGTGAACCACATGATCTTCCTGATGATGGCGGCGCACGACACCTCGACGATCACCACCTCCGCCGTCCTCGCCGCCCTGGCGGCGCATCCGGAATGGCAGGAGAAGGCGCGCGAGCAGTCGTTCGCCCTCGACGAGCTCTCCATCGACGCGCTGGACGAGCTCACGGTGCTCGATCTGGTCATCAAGGAGGCGTTGCGGCTGACCGCGCCGGTGCCGTCGATGGTCCGCAAGACGATCAAGGACACCGAGCTGCTCGGCCACTACGTGCCGGCGAACACGTTCGTGTCGGTCTCGCCGTGGTTCAGCCACTACATGCCGGAGGTGTGGTCCAACCCGCAGGCCTTCGACCCGGAGCGCTTCTCCGAGGAGCGGCACGAGGACAAGGTGCACCGCTACGCGTGGGTGCCGTTCGGCGGCGGGGCGCACAAGTGCATCGGCATGTACTTCGGCACCCAGGAGGTCAAGATCCTGGTGCACCACCTGCTGCGCCGCTACCGGTGGACCACGCCTGCCGGCTACGTCGTGCCGTGGGACCTGCTGTCGCTGCCCATGCCGGCGGACGGCCTGCCGTTGGAGCTTCATCCGCTGACCTAGTGGTAGGCCCGTTGATCTTTGGGCATAGCGTCAGCACCGGGGACCGACGAGGGAGTCCGAGTGAAGGCGTGCACGGTAAAGCCAGGCGATGTCTCGACGGCGGGCGTCGAGGAGATCCCGGAACCGCCGGAGTCCGACGGCGAGGTGCTCGTCGAAGGCCTGTACGTCGGGATCTGCGGCACGGACGTCGAGGTGTCCGTCGACGGCTACGGCGAGGCCCCGCCCGGACACGAGCGGCTGGTGCTCTTCCACGAGTCGCTCGGTCGCGTGCTGGAGGCACCCGACGGGTCGGGGCTGGCCAAGGGTGACCTCGTCGCGGGCGTGGTACGCCGCCCGGATCCGGTGCCGTGCGAGCCGTGTTCGAAAGACCAGTGGGACTTCTGCCGCAACGGGAAGTTCACCGAGCGGGGAATCAAGCAGCACGACGGCTACGGCTCGCAGCGCTGGCGCGTCGCGCCGAAGTTCGCGATCAAGCTCGACGCCTCGCTGGACCGCCTCGGGGTCCTGCTCGAGCCGACGTCGGTCGTCGCGAAGGCGTGGGACCAGGTCGGCAAGATCGCGGCGCGTTCCAGCTGGACACCCGCGACCGCGCTCGTCACCGGGGCCGGACCGATCGGCCTGCTCGCCGCGATGATCGGCCGGCAGAAGGGTCTGGACGTCACCGTCCTCGACCGGGTCACCGAGGGTCCGAAGCCGGGCATGGTCGCAGAGCTCGGCGCGTCGTACGTCACCTCGCTCGACGACCTGGCCAGCCCGCCGGACATCGTGATCGAGGCGACCGGGATCGGGCAGGTCGTGTTCGACGTGGTGGGTCGTGCCGCGCCGGATGCGATCGTGTGCCTCACCGGCATCTCCTCCGGCACCCGCGAGATGTCGCTGGCGGCCGACGCGGTCAACAAGGCGATCGTGCTGTCCAACGAGGTCGTGTTCGGCTCGGTCAACGCCGGGCTCGCGAACTACCAGCAGGCGGCGCAGGCGCTGGCGGCGGCCGACAACGACTGGCTGGCGAAGATCATCACGCGCACGGTCCCGATGGCGGAGTGGGCCCAGGCCCTCGAGCGAAAGCCTGACGACATCAAGGTCGTCGTGGACCTGCAAGCGGCCTGACCGTCGCGGTGTCGCTCGCCCTGCTCGACTGGCGGCGTCGGGTCGCCGCGCTCTATCGCGACGTCCGCGCCACTGCCGACCCGGTGGCCGCCCATCGCCTCTGGAGCGAAGGGCGGCAGTGGCTGTTCTCCGCTCATCCCGAGTCGGCGGACCGCGCCGCCGTTCTGAGGGTCGCCGACTACGACCCGGTCTGGTGCTTCGAGGTCGAGATCGCACCCGCCCCGGTGCAGCGGATCGAGATCGCGACCTCGACCGACGGCGTCGTGCCGTTCACCCGCATCGGGCGGGCGGAGCTCGCCGGCCTCGGCGCCCTCGACGTGTGGTGGCTCGACTCCTACGGCGGCGGCGTCTGGCTGCCCATGCGCGACGCCTCGGCGGACACCTACGGTGGCGGGCGCTACGTCCTCGACACCGTCAAAGGCGCCGACCTCGGCGGGACCTATGACCCGGTCACCGGCGCCGGCCGGCTGGTGATCGACCTCAACTTCGCTTACAACCCGTCCTGCGCCTACGACGAGCGGTGGGCCTGCCCGCTCGCTCCCGAGGGCAACCGGCTCCCAACCGCGATCGAGGCCGGCGAGCTGCTGCCGGCGTAGCCCGCTAGTGCCGCGGGTCGTGCGACGTCGGCGGCGTGATGCCCTGGGCGGCGGTCGGAGTGGCGGTGGGCAGCGCGGGAGCAGTGGCCGAGGCGGTGGGGCGCGGGTGGTGCGACGGCGCGCTGCTGGGCTTGCCCGACGGCTTGGGCGATGCGGTCTGCGGCGGCGAAGGAGTGGCGACCGAGGTCGGCACGTAGGGGCCGGTGACCGTCACCAGCGTGCCGTAGTCGATCAGCCCGTAGACGGTCTTCGCCGTGTCGATCGGCAGCTCCAGGCAGCCGACGGACTGCGGGAAGCCGTACGACGCCCGCGGGAAGCCGTGCACCGCCGAGCCGCCGGAGAAGTAGTTGACCCACGGCACGCCCGGGTCCTTGTACTTGGAGCCGTCGGGGTTCGTGCCCTGCATCGTCGTGGCGGTGTAGCGCAGGTAGACCGGGTAGGTGCCGAGTGGCGTCGGGGCGCCGGCGACGCCGCCGTTGACCGGCGAGGTCAGGACCGTCTTGCCGTCGACCCAGACGCTGAGGGTCTGCGGCTCGTAGAGGTTCGCCGAGACGTAGCTGTACTTGTCCGGGTCGACGGTGTGCGCGAGGTCGGCCGCCTCGAGCTTGCGCCACGTCGCCGGCCCGATCGCGCCGTCCTGGGTCAGGTGTGACTGGTGCTGGAAGGCGATGACCGCACCGCGCAGCACGACGTTGTCCCGGCCGGTCTTCCAGTCCTTCTTGATCGTCGCCGGGGTGTCGTGGAAGCGCCACGTCAACCGTCCCGGCGGCGGGTCGTAGACGGCGGCTGCCTCGGCGGCCGCGTCGGCCGGGGCAGCCGCAGCCGACGTCAGTGGCAGATAGCCCAGCCGGGCGAGGATCTGGTCGGCGAAGCGCAGCGAACCGTTGACCGACGTCGGTCGCGCGATGGTCGCGGCCGGGTGCCCGCTGCGGCGTACCAGCTGGACCTTGAACTTCGTGCTCGGCGGGTACGCCTGCGACGGGACGAACGTCGCGGTGCTTCCGCTGCGGGTCCACGTGCCGGGTACGGCGGGGGTGAGGGTCGGCAGTGCCGAGTCGCTCGGCAGCGCGCTGCGGAAGGTCACGACGAGCGGGGTGGTGCCGGTCAGCGTTGCGGGCAGCACCGACACGACATGCAGTGGTGCGGCGGGGGTGCCGGCCGAGCCGGGGGAGTCGGGGCTCGAGCCGCCGCTGCAGGCGGCGAGCAGGCCGGCGATGAGGGCGAGCGCGGTGAGCCGAAGGGCCCGACTCCCGTGCATTGCCGCCTCTCGCTCCGTGACCGGTCCCCGCAGATCCACTGTATGCGAGGCGGCCGGTTGATCTGCGCGGTTACATCACCACTACAGACCGAAGCACACCTCCATCGCTCATCTTGGTGAACGCGGCCTCGACGTCGGCGATCCCGATCCGTTCGGAGACGAACCGGTCGAGCGGGAGCCGCCCGGCCAGGTAGGCGTCGACGAGCAACGGGAAGTCGCGGCTGGGCAGGCAGTCGCCGTACCACGACGACTTGAGGGCGCCGCCGCGGCCGAAGACGTCGATCAGCGGAAGCTCGATGGTCATGTCCGGGGTGGGCACCCCGACCAGCACGACGCGGCCGGCCAGATCCCTGGCGTAGAAAGCGGCGCGGTAGGTCTCGGGCCGGCCCACCGCCTCGATCACGACGTCGGTCCCGAGCCCGCCGGTCAGTTCCCGGACCGCGGCGACGATGTCGGTGTCTCGCGAGTTGACCGTGTGCGTCGCGCCGAACGTCTTCGCCCATTCCAGCTTGCGGTCGTCGACGTCGATCGCGATGACCAGCCGCGCCCCGGCGATGCTCGCGCCGAGGATCGCCGCGTCGCCCACGCCGCCGCAGCCGATCACCGCGACGGTCTCGCCGCGGCGCACCGCGGCGGTGTTCAGCGCCGCTCCCAGCCCGGCCATCACCCCGCAACCGAGCAGGCCGGCGACCGCGGGGTCGGCGGCGGAGTCCACCTTGGTGCACTGACCTGCGGCGACCAGGGTCTTCTCAGCGAACGCGCCGATGCCGAGGGCGGGCGAGAGCGGTGTGCCGTCCTCCAGCGTCATCCGCTGCGTCGCGTTGTGGGTGGCGAAGCAGTACCAGGGCTCACCGCGCGAACAGGCGCGGCACTGCCCGCACACCGCCCGCCAGTTGAGGATGACGAAGTCACCGGGAGCGACATCGGTGACCCCGGGCCCGACCGCCGCGACGGTCCCCGCCGCCTCGTGGCCGAGCAGGAACGGGAACTCGTCGTTGATGCCGCCTTCGCGGTAGTGCAGATCGGTGTGACAGACGCCGCACGCCTGCACGTCGACGAGCGCCTCGCCGGGACCCGGATCCGGCACGACGACCGTGGCGAGCTCGACGGGGGCGCCCTTGCCGCGGGCGATCACTCCCTGGACCGTGCTTGCCATCGACGTCTCCTTCGTGTGGTCGTCCCTGCGCGAATACCACTCGGATCGTCGGTCGAGGCCGCGTTACGATCAAGCGTGAGCGAGCAGACCGGCCCGGTCGAGGACGACGCAGTCGGGTACGACCCGATCGGCGTGGTCGACAAGTGGCTGCCGGTCTGGGACGAGCTTCGGGTCCACGAGGCGCGCGACGACGGCCGGCCACGCACCTACGTCGTCGACATGTTCCCGTATCCGAGCGGCGACCTGCACATGGGTCACGCGGAGGCGTTCAGCATCGGCGACGCGGTCGCCCGGTTCGCTCGGGCGCGTGGCAACGACGTGCTGCACCCGATCGGCTGGGACTCCTTCGGCCTGCCGGCCGAGAACGCCGCGCTGTCGCGCAACCTGGACCCGCGAGACTGGACCTACGCCAACATCGAGGTGCAGGCCGAGTCGTTCCGGCGGATGGGGATGTCGTTCGACTGGCGTACCCGGCTGCACACCTCCGATCCGGAGTACTACCGCTGGACGCAGTGGCTGTTCCTGCGCTTCTACGAGAAGGGCCTGGCCTACCGCAAGTCCGCACCGGTCAACTGGTGTCCCAAGGACCAGACCGTGCTGGCGAACGAGCAGGTCATCCAGGGCAAGTGCGAGCGGTGCGGCAGCGAGGTCACCAAGAAGAACCTGACGCAGTGGTTCTTCAAGATCACCGACTACGCCGAGCGGTTGCTCGACGACATGGCCGACCTCGAAGGCGTGTGGCCGACGCCGGTCCTGACGATGCAGCGCAACTGGATCGGCCGCTCGACCGGCGCCTACGTCGACTTCGAAGTCGTCGGGCGCGAGGAGCCGGTGCGGGTCTTCACCACCCGGCCCGACACGTTGTTCGGCGCGACGTTCTTCGTCGTCGCCGCCGACTCCGCGCTGGCTGACGAGCTGTGTGCCTCGCAACAGCGCGAAGCCTTTTCGGCGTACCTGGACGAGGTCCGCAAGGCCACCGACATCGAGCGGCTCGCGGAGGCGCGCCCGAAGACCGGCGTGCCGCTGGGCCGGACCGCGATCAACCCGGTCAACGGCGAGGAGATCCCGATCTGGGCGGCGGACTACGTGCTCGCCGACTACGGCACCGGGGCGATCATGGCGGTGCCCGCCCACGACCAGCGTGACCTGGACTTCGCGCGTCGCCACGGACTGCCGGTGCGCATCGTGGTGGACACGGGTGGGCCGGACCCGGTCGAAACCGGGATCGCTACGCCCGGCGAGGGCACGATCGTCAACAGCGGCAAGTACGACGGCATGACGAAGGCCGATGCGATCCCTGCGATCGCGGCCGACCTGGCGGCTGCCGGCACCGGCGAGCTGGCGGTCACCTACCGGCTGCGCGACTGGCTGCTGTCCCGGCAGCGCTACTGGGGTTGCCCGATCCCGATCGTCCACTGTCCGGCCTGCGGCGAGGTGGCGGTCCCGGACCAGGCACTGCCGGTCGAGCTGCCGACATCGGGTTACGAGCTGCGGCCGGAGGGTGGCAAGTCGCCCCTGGAGTCGGCGACCGACTGGGTGGCGGTGGCCTGCCCGCAGTGTGGCGGTGACGCGCGACGCGACACCGACACGATGGACACCTTCGTCGACTCGTCCTGGTACTACCTGCGCTACCCGTCCTCGACCAGGGACGACGTGGCGTTCGACCCGGCGTCGACAGCGCAGTGGCTGCCGGTCGACGAGTACATCGGTGGTGTCGAGCACGCGATCCTGCACCTGCTCTACTCGCGGTTCTTCACCAAAGCGCTGCACGACATGGGCCTGCTGACGTTCACCGAGCCCTTCACCCGCCTGACCAACCAGGGGCAGGTGATCATGAACGGCTCGGCGATGTCGAAGTCGAAGGGCAACCTGGTCAACCTCCAGGCGGAGCTCGCGAAGTACGGCCCGGACGCGGTCCGGATCACGATGCTGTTCGCCGGTCCGCCCGAGGACGACATCGACTGGGCCGACGTCTCGCCGACCGGCGCGGTGAAGTGGCTGGCCCGGGTGTGGCGGCTCTGCCATGACATCGCTACGACGGGCCTGGGCAGCGACCCGACCACCGCCGAACCGGGACTGCGCGCGGCGGTCCACCGGCTCATCGCCGATGCGACGAGCCAGACCGAGAGCAAGCGGTTCAACGTCACGATCGCTCGGCTGATGGAGCTGACCTCGCTGCTGCGCAAGGCGGTGGACGGCGCAGCGCTCGACCGGCCCGCCGGCGCTGCCGCGGTGCGCGAAGGCGCTGAGGCCCTCGCCGCGATGCTGTCGATCTTCGCGCCGTTCACCGCGGAGGAGGTCTGGTCGCTGCTCGGCCGGGAGGCTTCGGTGGTGTTCGCCGGTTGGCCGTGCCACGACGAGGCGCTGTTGGTCGAGGACACGGTGACCTGCGTCGTACAGGTCGCCGGCAAGCTGCGGGACCGGCTCGAGGTGTCGGTCGACATCGGTGAGGACGAGCTGCGGGAGCTGGCGCTCGCCAGCGACGGCGTCGTCCGGGCGCTCGACGGGCGCGGCATTCGTACCGTCATCGTGCGTGCGCCGAAACTGGTCAACGTCGTCCCTGCCTAGTCCACACCGGACCCGGCAGGCACGCCGCCTCCACATGGTGGGTGCGGCCCCGGTCGCGACGATGGCAGGTTCCTAGCGTCGCGGCGTGCCAGGCCACGGCGAGGAGACTGCGCGCGCAGCCGCCGACCGGCTGAGCGCGATGGGCCTGGCGGCCAGGCCCTCCGGATGGGTGCCGGACCAGCCGCCGGAGCTGCGTCGGCCCGACGGCTTCGCCGGCGAGCCACCGGCAGCGCTTGCGGTCCCGGCCGACGCACCACGCTTGCCGAGCCGGCTCGATCTGGTGCGGCTCGCGGCCGCGGATCGGCTGCCGGCTGCCCTCGGCGACCGGTTGCGGGCGATGTCGTCGCAGAGCCTGGTGAGTCTCCTCGTCGCGGTCGTCGCGGTGGCGATCTCGGTCGGGCTCGTCGTCCACGACCATCGGCGGCCGGCGTCATATGCCCAGAGCTATCCGGCGCCGCAGGAGGACGTGTCCCCGTCGACGGTCGGCGCCACGGTCGAGGACGGCAGCTCGATCGTCGTCGACGTCGCGGGTGCGGTGCGCCATCCCGGACTGGTCACGCTGCCGGTCGGCGCGCGGGTCGACGACGCCATCACCGCCGCGGGCGGACCCACCCGCCCGGCGGTCCTCGCGCGGACGAACCTTGCCGCGAGGGTCAGCGACGGCGAGCTGCTCGTCGTCGGGCGCGCCGCCCGGCACGGCGGCTCGGCCTCGGGTGGGTTGATCTCGCTCAGCACCGCGTCCATGGCGAAGCTGGAGACGTTGCCGGGCGTCGGTCCGGTGACCGCGCAGAAGATCGTCGACTGGCGCAACGCCCACGGCGGGTTCAGCAGCGTCGAGCAGCTGCAGCAGGTGTCCGGCATCGGGCCGACGCGCTATGCCGAGCTCTCACCGCTCGTCTCACCGTAGCGGCGTGCGGCCGCCGCCCATGCTCGTCGCTGCGACCGCCGCCTGGTCGGCGGCCGCGGCCGGAACCCTGCTGCTGGTCCCGCTGACTGCGG
This window encodes:
- a CDS encoding ComEA family DNA-binding protein, producing MPGHGEETARAAADRLSAMGLAARPSGWVPDQPPELRRPDGFAGEPPAALAVPADAPRLPSRLDLVRLAAADRLPAALGDRLRAMSSQSLVSLLVAVVAVAISVGLVVHDHRRPASYAQSYPAPQEDVSPSTVGATVEDGSSIVVDVAGAVRHPGLVTLPVGARVDDAITAAGGPTRPAVLARTNLAARVSDGELLVVGRAARHGGSASGGLISLSTASMAKLETLPGVGPVTAQKIVDWRNAHGGFSSVEQLQQVSGIGPTRYAELSPLVSP
- a CDS encoding S-(hydroxymethyl)mycothiol dehydrogenase — its product is MASTVQGVIARGKGAPVELATVVVPDPGPGEALVDVQACGVCHTDLHYREGGINDEFPFLLGHEAAGTVAAVGPGVTDVAPGDFVILNWRAVCGQCRACSRGEPWYCFATHNATQRMTLEDGTPLSPALGIGAFAEKTLVAAGQCTKVDSAADPAVAGLLGCGVMAGLGAALNTAAVRRGETVAVIGCGGVGDAAILGASIAGARLVIAIDVDDRKLEWAKTFGATHTVNSRDTDIVAAVRELTGGLGTDVVIEAVGRPETYRAAFYARDLAGRVVLVGVPTPDMTIELPLIDVFGRGGALKSSWYGDCLPSRDFPLLVDAYLAGRLPLDRFVSERIGIADVEAAFTKMSDGGVLRSVVVM
- the leuS gene encoding leucine--tRNA ligase, which produces MSEQTGPVEDDAVGYDPIGVVDKWLPVWDELRVHEARDDGRPRTYVVDMFPYPSGDLHMGHAEAFSIGDAVARFARARGNDVLHPIGWDSFGLPAENAALSRNLDPRDWTYANIEVQAESFRRMGMSFDWRTRLHTSDPEYYRWTQWLFLRFYEKGLAYRKSAPVNWCPKDQTVLANEQVIQGKCERCGSEVTKKNLTQWFFKITDYAERLLDDMADLEGVWPTPVLTMQRNWIGRSTGAYVDFEVVGREEPVRVFTTRPDTLFGATFFVVAADSALADELCASQQREAFSAYLDEVRKATDIERLAEARPKTGVPLGRTAINPVNGEEIPIWAADYVLADYGTGAIMAVPAHDQRDLDFARRHGLPVRIVVDTGGPDPVETGIATPGEGTIVNSGKYDGMTKADAIPAIAADLAAAGTGELAVTYRLRDWLLSRQRYWGCPIPIVHCPACGEVAVPDQALPVELPTSGYELRPEGGKSPLESATDWVAVACPQCGGDARRDTDTMDTFVDSSWYYLRYPSSTRDDVAFDPASTAQWLPVDEYIGGVEHAILHLLYSRFFTKALHDMGLLTFTEPFTRLTNQGQVIMNGSAMSKSKGNLVNLQAELAKYGPDAVRITMLFAGPPEDDIDWADVSPTGAVKWLARVWRLCHDIATTGLGSDPTTAEPGLRAAVHRLIADATSQTESKRFNVTIARLMELTSLLRKAVDGAALDRPAGAAAVREGAEALAAMLSIFAPFTAEEVWSLLGREASVVFAGWPCHDEALLVEDTVTCVVQVAGKLRDRLEVSVDIGEDELRELALASDGVVRALDGRGIRTVIVRAPKLVNVVPA